TTGTGGCCCCCAAGCAAAGACGGAAAAACAAGGGGaacaggacagacagacggacacgaaaacaaacggacacacaggcagacgaacagacggacaaattGAAAAACAGACCGACGGACGGTAGGGAAAACGGAGGCGGGAAGCGAAAGGAACCCGACTGCCCAAGCGCGGACGCCAGCCACTTGGCCGGAGGAAGCAAAGGTGGAAGCGAGGGACGACCCCCACTAAGTGGCGGCCGGCCTTCTGCGGACACTGGCGCAACCCCTGGCTGTTCCGCAGGCGAACAGGCGAGCGGGCAGGTATCGGCCCCCGATCGCAACCCTAATGCCTCGGGGAAGTCGAGCACCACCACTGTCGGGGCTGGGCAAACCGCAGTCGAGGACAGGGGGAACGATGGTGGTCACACTGACCCCGACGGGAACCCAATCCAGGCGCGGGGCGCAACGGGCCCTGGCGGTTCCAACACCGCTCGACCCCCaactacaacaacaacaaaaacaacatcCAACAAACCAACAGATAAAACAGACGCAACAAAGACCTTGAACCCACCTAAAGCGAGGGCACGCCCGCGCTTTAGGAAGCGGAACAGGGGACAGACAAAAGACAGACAGGACCCCGGGACGTCATCGAGTCAGACGAACAAGAAAAGAGACAGACTTGACGACACGATTTCACCCAGGGGGGAACACAAACGCGCACGGACTGACGACAGACACACCCGAGATGCGAAGGGCTCCTATGCCACAGCAGCCCAATCGCATCTGAGCGTCGCTGTAACCACCACCCCCAGAGTTGACCTTACCCAAGATGAGGCGAATGCCATTCAGGCCCAGATACAGAAGGCGATTTTCGCGGCCTGTATCGAGCCTCTGGCACCAGGCCAAACCCGATACGCCCCGGCGTTTGAGGGTAAGGCCTTCCTCAGCGAGGGTGTACTAAAAATGTGGTGCCACGATGACCAAGCCTGTAACTGGCTCATAAACGTGGTGCCAAAACTAACATCACCCAGGAGCGGAACAGGGCTCACTGTGATAAAACAGACCGAAATCCCAGTCAGGGTTAGGTCGGGACTTTATGTCCCTGACTACGACGGGGAGATAGGCCAGCTACACCAGGTCCTATCTCACCAAAACCCATGGTACGGAGTGTCACAGTGGACCCTGTTCAGCTACCGTAGAACAACCAGCAGCCCTCCTGGGGTGTTCCTAATATTAGGAATCCCCAATGTAGAGCTGCCAACGATTCTGGCGCGCGGCAGGAAGGTCGCCTATTCCACGGGCTCCATCTACATCAGGTTCTTCACGAGTGAAGGACTGAGTGATGTACCGCCCGGGCATGACTCAGCGCCTGAAACTCGAGAGGAGCCTGATGCGGATCGGGACATGGATGTGGATGGACCAACCGGCCAGCTCCCAGTGACACCTGAGCCTTCCGTGAGTGCTGTCCTAGACAATATCGAGGAAGTGCTGGCGGACTCCCGGATCAATACGAAATCACGGGAGAGGAAGGCGACACACAACGCTCCAGACGCAACAGCCCCCGCCGAACAACCACCGGCGCAGAGggcgacaaaataaaaatcatccaGACCAACCTCCAGCACAAACATCTCGCCACGGCCACGCTACGAAGGCAGCTGGAGGTTGAACCCGAGACCATCGCACTGATCCAGGAGCCGTGGGTCAGGGGTAAAACCATATGCGGTTTCGGAAGCTGCAATGGTAAGATCTTTTCACATTGCAATGACGAAGCACCAAGAACATGCATTTACATTCCGCGCTGCATTACAGCGTCACTACTAACACAATACTGTTCCAGAGATCTGAcagcagtaaaaataaaaaatggaatacAACAGGGCGTGGGACTACCACCAAGACCAGTGGTCCTAGTCTCACTCTACATGCCCATAGAAGACCGAATACCAACAAAAGAACTGGTGGACCTCACAACACATTGTGAGGACAACGACATAGATCTAATTATCTCTGTCGATAGCAACGCACATCACAACCTGT
This genomic stretch from Maniola jurtina chromosome 15, ilManJurt1.1, whole genome shotgun sequence harbors:
- the LOC123872410 gene encoding uncharacterized protein LOC123872410, which translates into the protein MIWVVAYTRRLLDIRWFGYTRHPSCNRAGRRGCGSPASSRTLDKKDCYGTTPNTEQCPSNPFPCSPSLLLNQMSYHKSPSINPKLPHTPHSLTHRDTHKHYSDNTQTFKKQMADLKTNFGLLVGSGSVPKSHPGTQATSTDGAQGPGCPTVSGGGKDPQTIGSTMMKTTTSATNMDMSSLAEAIPVPASASTWTLVAPKQRRKNKGNRTDRRTRKQTDTQADEQTDKLKNRPTDGRENGGGKRKEPDCPSADASHLAGGSKGGSEGRPPLSGGRPSADTGATPGCSAGEQASGQVSAPDRNPNASGKSSTTTVGAGQTAVEDRGNDGGHTDPDGNPIQARGATGPGGSNTARPPTTTTTKTTSNKPTDKTDATKTLNPPKARARPRFRKRNRGQTKDRQDPGTSSSQTNKKRDRLDDTISPRGEHKRARTDDRHTRDAKGSYATAAQSHLSVAVTTTPRVDLTQDEANAIQAQIQKAIFAACIEPLAPGQTRYAPAFEGKAFLSEGVLKMWCHDDQACNWLINVVPKLTSPRSGTGLTVIKQTEIPVRVRSGLYVPDYDGEIGQLHQVLSHQNPWYGVSQWTLFSYRRTTSSPPGVFLILGIPNVELPTILARGRKVAYSTGSIYIRFFTSEGLSDVPPGHDSAPETREEPDADRDMDVDGPTGQLPVTPEPSVSAVLDNIEEVLADSRINTKSRERKATHNAPDATAPAEQPPAQRATK